In bacterium, the sequence TAATAAATACTCTCGCAGTAAAACGAGCAGAGTTAAGAGGTGGATTGTGGAGCACTGGTGGAAAAAGGGTAGAAAAACCGTTAATGCAAACCCTGTGCAAATTATATGGAGTGCCTGATAAAAATTATTCTGTAAAAATCAAAGGTAAAGTTGTAGATGATGTTGACTTTGAAAGAGAAATTGATTTTCATCTGGTTGAAGGTAAAAACCAGTATAAATGCGAAGTGAAACTGATGGGACGTGGCAACCCAGAAAGTGCAGACGCAGTAATCGCAAGGGAAAGTAAGATTTTTGTGGCTGATAAATTATCAGAAACTAATAAAAGACAATTGGA encodes:
- a CDS encoding CfrBI family restriction endonuclease; the protein is INTLAVKRAELRGGLWSTGGKRVEKPLMQTLCKLYGVPDKNYSVKIKGKVVDDVDFEREIDFHLVEGKNQYKCEVKLMGRGNPESADAVIARESKIFVADKLSETNKRQLDSLGVEWVELRSENGYKRFSKVLKHLNIPHQDFKGNIDQKLHQIFNEIFN